A portion of the Scylla paramamosain isolate STU-SP2022 chromosome 2, ASM3559412v1, whole genome shotgun sequence genome contains these proteins:
- the LOC135107329 gene encoding uncharacterized protein LOC135107329, translating to MTILETLALKGVQGRLLRWIQGYITGRHLRVTFQGKTSLQYSLENGTPQGGILSPILFNLVVERLVSIDFERGVKLLCYADDLQLISQGNAKHRKAQVALQKIEQMCTELGLKINPLKTKAMLIKERRIPEGNLRIQDTDIEWVQKHQCLGIHFDYRLSFKPQVEYLKERMATRINAMKGMTALSSGADYDVLRSYYVHAVRSLIDYSSIALVGLNPTELHALQVQQNKAMRLIVGAPIWTKLSNLQVETGIAPVEARITKNVAAATAKLLTTPGYPLTRSRLRTAAAQGEQFDTTRWTRKANIALSSSGLRYVGALDEDTACEGYTEPPPWTENHTVYSCKLPDAPRDDTVRRRIHGELQIARLTINDAAVFYTDGSVDEDGRSGAAFIYNGEQFLTRLSDGCSSMQAEMVAIQQATAHATTLPNTDIIIHTDSQSAMEALQARNLKDNIRLTTTVKRNIRELQRQRKTVTINWIPSHVGIHGNESADMAAKTAALLAEVTTHVQPSLSAMKMAARRRETTITTNRNRTYAAEGSRSCQWYRGVTDGKRLRIPRGTPRTLRVHLHRLRLGYVCNWRIRQQEVRPCAHCGVHQEEPLLHWVLQCDKTEQLRHQLSTHHMNPQDIEARGTAVRMLKTLFSSHMDILTNTIQQYPPPR from the coding sequence ATGACCATCCTAGAGACGCTCGCACTTAAAGGGGTACAAGGAAGACTACTGAGATGGATCCAAGGTTATATCACTGGAAGACATCTACGAGTCACATTCCAAGGGAAGACGTCCCTTCAATACTCTCTAGAAAATGGCACCCCGCAGGGAGGGATTCTGTCCCCAATACTATTTAACCTAGTCGTGGAGAGGTTGGTCAGCATAGACTTTGAGAGAGGGGTTAAACTCCTCTGCTATGCCGACGATCTCCAGTTGATTTCACAAGGGAATGCCAAACACCGCAAAGCTCAGGTGGCTCTGCAGAAAATCGAGCAGATGTGTACAGAACTCGGCCTCAAGATTAACCCCCTTAAGACTAAAGCCATGCTTatcaaggagaggaggataccTGAGGGAAATCTACGGATCCAGGACACTGACATCGAGTGGGTCCAGAAACATCAGTGCCTTGGAATCCACTTCGACTACAGACTCTCCTTCAAGCCCCAGGTCGAGTACCTAAAGGAAAGAATGGCCACAAGGATCAATGCGATGAAAGGCATGACTGCACTATCTTCCGGAGCCGACTATGATGTCTTACGATCTTACTATGTCCATGCAGTACGGTCCTTAATCGATTATTCCTCCATTGCTCTGGTCGGGTTGAATCCCACAGAACTACATGCCTTACAAGTACAGCAGAATAAGGCCATGCGCCTTATTGTTGGAGCTCCTATATGGACAAAACTTAGTAATCTACAAGTGGAGACGGGCATAGCGCCCGTAGAAGCAAGGATCACTAAGAATGTTGCTGCAGCCACAGCGAAGCTTCTCACCACACCTGGTTACCCACTGACACGATCCAGGCTTAGAACCGCAGCAGCCCAGGGAGAGCAGTTCGACACCACCAGGTGGACTCGCAAGGCCAACATAGCATTGTCATCCTCAGGACTAAGATACGTCGGAGCACTGGATGAAGATACTGCATGCGAAGGTTATACAGAACCACCTCCTTGGACAGAGAACCATACGGTCTACAGCTGCAAGCTCCCTGATGCTCCCAGAGACGACACTGTAAGAAGACGAATACACGGCGAGCTCCAGATAGCCAGGCTGACAATTAACGACGCTGCCGTTTTCTACACTGATGGGTCAGTGGACGAAGATGGCAGAAGCGGAGCTGCCTTCATCTACAACGGAGAACAGTTCCTAACAAGACTTTCGGATGGCTGCAGCAGTATGCAGGCAGAGATGGTAGCTATACAGCAAGCCACGGCTCACGCTACTACACTACCCAACACCGACATAATCATACACACCGACTCACAGTCAGCAATGGAGGCTCTCCAAGCAAGGAACCTAAAGGACAACATTCGGCTCACTACCACCGTCAAGAGGAACATCCGGGAACTGCAGCGTCAAAGGAAAACTGTCACCATTAATTGGATTCCGAGCCACGTAGGGATTCATGGGAACGAGTCAGCCGACATGGCAGCGAAGACAGCGGCGCTCCTTGCTGAAGTCACAACACATGTCCAGCCTTCACTCTCGGCAATGAAGATGGCTGCACGACGACGAGAGACTACTATTAcgacaaacagaaacaggacGTATGCTGCAGAAGGATCCAGGAGCTGTCAATGGTACAGAGGAGTAACGGACGGCAAGAGACTTAGGATTCCGAGAGGTACGCCGAGGACACTACGAGTACATCTTCACCGGTTAAGACTCGGATACGTGTGCAACTGGAGAATACGTCAACAAGAAGTACGGCCGTGTGCCCACTGTGGGGTCCATCAGGAAGAACCGTTACTACACTGGGTGCTGCAAtgtgacaagacagaacaaCTCCGCCACCAGCTATCTACACACCACATGAACCCACAAGACATTGAAGCAAGGGGCACAGCTGTGAGaatgctgaaaacactcttcTCTAGCCACATGGACATTCTCACGAATACAATCCAACAATACCCGCCACCACGCTGA